One stretch of Acetomicrobium thermoterrenum DSM 13490 DNA includes these proteins:
- the trpB gene encoding tryptophan synthase subunit beta, whose protein sequence is MDLKGYFGRFGGRFVPETLIPALEELEEAFYEAINDETFMAQYRYLLKDYSGRPTSLYFADRLSKHLSDIKLYLKREDLNHTGAHKINNVLGQILLALRMNKKRIIAETGAGQHGLATATAAAKFGLECHIYMGLEDMHRQALNVYKMRTLGAEVIPVTSGTMTLKDATNEAIRDWVTNVSTTHYVIGSVVGPHPYPMMVREFQRVIGDETKEQILQKEGRLPDLLVACVGGGSNSMGMFYPFVNDKDVKMVGVEAAGYGIETGQHAAALTGGSVGVLHGSRSYILQDENGQIVPAVSISAGLDYPGVGPEHSFYHETGRVHYTHATDDEAIEAFKLLCETEGIIPALESAHALAFLVREHKNIEPGTLVVLCLSGRGDKDMEAIKGKLFEEEM, encoded by the coding sequence TTGGATCTTAAAGGATATTTCGGAAGATTTGGAGGAAGGTTCGTACCGGAGACGCTAATTCCGGCCCTGGAGGAATTGGAAGAGGCCTTTTACGAAGCCATAAACGACGAGACCTTTATGGCACAATACCGATATTTGTTGAAGGATTATTCCGGAAGACCGACGTCGCTTTATTTTGCCGATCGCCTCTCGAAGCACCTTAGCGACATCAAGCTTTACCTCAAGCGCGAGGATTTAAATCACACGGGAGCTCACAAGATCAACAACGTCCTTGGACAGATCCTTCTGGCTCTTCGCATGAACAAAAAAAGGATAATAGCCGAGACCGGCGCAGGACAACATGGCCTGGCCACAGCCACGGCGGCGGCCAAGTTTGGCCTTGAATGTCACATCTACATGGGATTGGAAGACATGCATCGCCAAGCCCTAAACGTCTACAAGATGAGGACTTTAGGAGCCGAGGTCATACCAGTTACTTCAGGTACGATGACGCTCAAGGACGCCACCAATGAAGCCATAAGAGATTGGGTAACAAACGTGTCGACCACTCACTACGTCATAGGCTCCGTCGTCGGCCCCCACCCCTATCCCATGATGGTACGTGAGTTCCAACGCGTAATAGGAGATGAAACGAAAGAACAAATACTGCAAAAGGAGGGTCGCCTTCCCGACCTTTTGGTTGCCTGTGTCGGCGGGGGAAGCAACTCCATGGGAATGTTCTATCCCTTCGTAAACGATAAAGATGTGAAGATGGTCGGAGTCGAAGCGGCAGGATACGGAATAGAGACAGGGCAGCACGCCGCAGCACTCACAGGAGGTAGCGTTGGCGTGTTGCACGGATCGCGCTCTTATATCCTTCAGGACGAGAACGGCCAAATTGTTCCTGCAGTTTCCATATCGGCAGGCTTGGATTATCCAGGGGTAGGTCCTGAGCACAGTTTTTATCATGAGACTGGCAGAGTTCACTATACCCATGCCACAGATGACGAAGCCATAGAAGCCTTCAAGCTCTTATGCGAAACGGAGGGCATCATCCCGGCGTTGGAAAGCGCCCATGCCCTTGCATTCTTAGTGAGAGAACACAAAAACATCGAGCCGGGAACGCTCGTAGTCCTATGCCTTTCCGGCAGAGGAGACAAGGATATGGAAGCGATAAAGGGAAAACTTTTCGAGGAGGAGATGTAA
- the trpA gene encoding tryptophan synthase subunit alpha: MRTLSEAFDAGKILIPYIAAGDPDLDTTAEIIGELDKLGVGIIEVGMPFSDPLADGPIIQAASQRALASGTNISRIFEMLEELKDVKTPIVLMGYFNPIMKYGEKSFIEDALYCGVSGVLIPDLPFDEGKEFYDICSEKGLCPIYMVTPNTKEERLSQIGRKARGFLYCVSLLGITGDKRGPIEGIKSYMERVRSHVSVPVALGFGIDSPDKITAVRPYVDGIVIGSAIVNIISEKADMGRKAIVDEVSVFTSALIDALRTALQP, encoded by the coding sequence ATGAGGACATTAAGCGAGGCTTTCGATGCCGGCAAAATACTCATACCCTACATAGCAGCCGGCGACCCGGACCTTGATACGACTGCCGAGATCATAGGAGAGCTGGACAAATTAGGGGTGGGGATCATAGAAGTGGGTATGCCTTTCTCAGATCCGCTTGCAGATGGACCGATTATCCAGGCGGCATCCCAGCGCGCATTAGCCAGCGGGACTAATATATCGAGGATATTTGAGATGTTGGAAGAGTTAAAGGACGTCAAAACACCCATCGTCTTAATGGGATATTTTAACCCTATTATGAAGTACGGCGAAAAAAGCTTCATCGAAGATGCCCTCTACTGCGGAGTCTCTGGCGTGCTAATACCCGATCTTCCCTTCGACGAAGGCAAAGAATTTTACGATATTTGCTCTGAAAAGGGCCTGTGCCCCATCTACATGGTAACGCCAAACACCAAAGAAGAAAGGCTGTCTCAAATCGGAAGGAAAGCACGGGGATTCTTGTACTGCGTGTCTCTCCTTGGTATAACGGGAGATAAAAGAGGACCCATAGAAGGGATAAAGTCCTACATGGAGAGAGTAAGAAGTCATGTCTCCGTTCCCGTTGCCTTGGGTTTCGGCATAGACAGCCCCGATAAAATAACAGCAGTAAGGCCTTACGTGGACGGAATAGTAATAGGAAGCGCAATAGTGAATATCATCTCTGAAAAGGCTGACATGGGAAGAAAGGCCATCGTCGACGAAGTATCGGTCTTTACATCCGCACTCATCGACGCCCTGAGAACAGCTTTGCAACCTTAA
- a CDS encoding putative hydro-lyase: MKAIDYASKSPKEVRQAIRNKEWTGPTAGMAKGHVQANLVILPKDWAYDFLVFAQRNPKPCPVLDITEPGDPEPKLVARGADLRTDLPKYRVWERGELVDEPTDIISCWRDDLVAFLLGCSFTFESALLDAGIPVRHIECGCNVPMYITNIQCVPAGRLSGPMVVSMRPIPAHQVPKAVLSTGRFPAVHGSPIHIGEPSVIGIKDINRPDFGDPVPINQGEVPVFWACGVTPQAALMASKPPFAITHAPGHMFVCDPKDSDYAIF; encoded by the coding sequence ATGAAAGCAATAGATTACGCTTCAAAGAGTCCCAAAGAAGTCAGACAGGCGATCAGAAATAAGGAGTGGACGGGTCCCACTGCCGGAATGGCCAAGGGGCACGTGCAGGCAAACTTGGTCATATTGCCAAAGGATTGGGCATACGATTTTCTCGTGTTCGCACAACGTAATCCGAAACCTTGCCCAGTGTTGGATATTACGGAACCTGGGGATCCCGAGCCCAAGCTTGTAGCAAGGGGAGCCGACCTTCGCACCGATTTGCCCAAGTACAGGGTTTGGGAAAGAGGCGAATTAGTTGACGAACCTACAGATATTATATCTTGTTGGAGAGATGATCTTGTTGCCTTTTTGTTGGGTTGTTCCTTTACCTTCGAATCCGCTTTGCTTGATGCCGGAATCCCTGTGCGCCATATAGAATGCGGCTGCAACGTCCCGATGTATATAACGAACATCCAGTGCGTGCCGGCCGGGAGGCTTTCCGGCCCAATGGTAGTTAGCATGAGGCCCATTCCCGCTCATCAGGTGCCAAAGGCCGTCTTGTCCACGGGACGATTTCCCGCAGTGCACGGCTCTCCCATACACATTGGCGAGCCCTCTGTCATAGGGATAAAAGACATAAACAGACCCGATTTTGGCGATCCCGTCCCTATAAACCAAGGAGAGGTGCCCGTCTTTTGGGCCTGCGGCGTTACTCCTCAGGCAGCCTTAATGGCAAGTAAGCCACCCTTCGCGATAACTCATGCACCGGGCCATATGTTCGTATGCGACCCTAAGGACTCAGACTACGCCATATTTTAA
- a CDS encoding LamB/YcsF family protein, whose translation MYAIDLNSDLGESFGAWKMGNDDAVLQFVSSANIACGFHAGDPVVLLSTVRAAKEKGVAIGAHPGYPDLIGFGRRNMEVTQDEVYAYTLYQIGAVQAACHAVGAKLQHVKAHGALYNQAAKNSALAVAIAQAVKDAGQGLILLGLANSEFDNAAAEVGVPYAAEAFADRAYQADGTLVPRKVQGSMIHDVSLAVARVVRMVKEGKVETIDGHVIDLKPHSICLHGDSPKAVQMATEIRKGLQAAGIKIAPISEVIRR comes from the coding sequence ATGTATGCCATCGATTTAAACAGCGATCTTGGCGAAAGCTTTGGGGCCTGGAAAATGGGCAATGACGATGCTGTATTGCAGTTCGTCAGTTCTGCCAATATAGCCTGTGGCTTTCATGCCGGGGATCCCGTAGTGTTGCTTTCAACAGTGAGGGCTGCCAAGGAAAAGGGTGTGGCCATAGGAGCCCATCCCGGTTATCCCGATTTAATTGGCTTTGGACGTAGAAATATGGAAGTAACGCAGGATGAAGTCTATGCCTACACTCTGTACCAGATAGGTGCCGTGCAGGCAGCGTGCCATGCCGTGGGCGCTAAACTGCAGCACGTAAAAGCCCATGGGGCTTTATACAACCAAGCAGCCAAAAATAGTGCACTCGCTGTCGCCATAGCACAGGCTGTCAAGGATGCAGGCCAAGGTTTAATTCTGCTGGGGTTGGCTAATTCCGAGTTCGACAATGCGGCAGCGGAAGTTGGCGTGCCCTATGCAGCGGAGGCCTTTGCCGATAGAGCTTATCAAGCGGATGGCACGTTGGTGCCGCGCAAAGTCCAGGGTTCCATGATACATGACGTCAGCTTGGCAGTAGCTAGGGTAGTTCGCATGGTTAAGGAAGGCAAAGTCGAGACCATAGACGGTCATGTCATAGATCTTAAGCCCCATTCCATATGTTTGCACGGCGATTCGCCCAAAGCCGTTCAGATGGCCACCGAAATCAGAAAAGGCTTGCAAGCTGCAGGTATAAAGATAGCGCCCATATCAGAGGTGATTAGACGATGA
- a CDS encoding 5-oxoprolinase subunit C family protein, giving the protein MILEVQTPGLLTTVQDLGRWGYQGKGMPVAGAMDPQALQIGNILVGNDPKEAALEITAMGPKLIVEEGEGLIALVGAELGFNINGVGAPMWQSIKVKAGDEILVASPQGRGCRAYLCLSGGIDVPVVMGSKSTYLRAKVGGLEGRPLKAQDKLSTGPLKPLTWQTADFQCPEHLRPDRSEDSPLRVVLGPQDDAFTEKGIRAFLESEYTITNEADRMGYRLEGPVIEHKSGADIISDAIPLGAIQVPGHGKPICMLSDRQTTGGYTKIAVLCTPDIANLAQRMPGQRVRFKSITLEESIAAVKVEREQIEELLRLRASYRTRKVFPGEGRVRKEVYRMRLKIQEVTYDVTVEEVD; this is encoded by the coding sequence ATGATATTAGAAGTGCAGACTCCGGGATTGCTGACGACCGTTCAGGATTTAGGCCGATGGGGATATCAGGGAAAGGGAATGCCGGTGGCGGGGGCAATGGATCCACAGGCCCTGCAGATAGGGAATATATTGGTGGGAAACGATCCCAAGGAAGCTGCTTTGGAGATTACGGCCATGGGACCTAAATTGATTGTGGAGGAAGGGGAAGGGCTGATTGCCTTAGTTGGAGCGGAGCTGGGGTTTAATATTAACGGTGTCGGTGCGCCTATGTGGCAATCGATTAAGGTAAAAGCCGGTGACGAAATTTTAGTCGCTTCACCCCAGGGAAGAGGTTGCAGAGCCTATCTTTGCTTATCGGGCGGCATCGATGTCCCGGTGGTAATGGGAAGCAAATCTACCTATCTAAGGGCAAAAGTAGGCGGCTTGGAAGGGCGCCCCCTTAAAGCACAAGATAAGCTTTCCACGGGTCCTCTTAAACCCTTAACATGGCAGACGGCCGATTTCCAATGCCCCGAGCATCTGAGACCGGACAGAAGCGAAGATTCTCCATTGCGCGTGGTCTTGGGTCCACAAGACGATGCCTTCACGGAAAAGGGAATCAGGGCCTTTTTGGAATCGGAGTACACCATAACAAACGAGGCGGACAGAATGGGTTACAGGCTTGAGGGACCGGTGATAGAGCACAAATCCGGAGCGGATATTATCTCAGATGCCATCCCCTTAGGGGCAATTCAGGTTCCCGGCCACGGCAAGCCTATCTGCATGTTGTCCGACAGACAGACTACTGGAGGCTATACGAAAATAGCAGTGCTTTGTACCCCCGATATAGCTAATTTAGCGCAGCGAATGCCGGGACAAAGGGTACGTTTTAAGTCTATAACCCTTGAAGAATCCATAGCTGCCGTAAAGGTCGAAAGGGAACAGATAGAAGAGCTTTTAAGGCTTCGAGCTTCATACAGGACTCGCAAAGTTTTTCCCGGAGAGGGAAGGGTTAGGAAAGAAGTTTATCGCATGAGGCTCAAGATTCAAGAAGTGACTTATGATGTAACCGTTGAAGAGGTCGATTGA
- the pxpB gene encoding 5-oxoprolinase subunit PxpB: MCAGDSAVVIEFGDSIDMKINARVQQLRRYIENSHLYGIVELVPTYRSLAIYFDPLAVGDIGLFFEKLKSMAQRTKGEISKGGLVIAIPVCYGGEFGPDMENVASHTGISEEEIIRRHTAPDYYCYMLGFTPGFSYLGGMDESLATPRLKEPRKVIPAGSVGIAGKQTGIYPIDSPGGWQLIGRTPLRLFDPQGEQPFLIDAGMWVRFKSIDREEYDEIASEVASRTYKPEILQKSGDVA, encoded by the coding sequence ATGTGCGCCGGCGATAGTGCGGTAGTTATCGAATTCGGGGACAGTATAGATATGAAAATCAACGCCAGGGTTCAACAGCTTCGCCGATACATTGAAAACTCACATCTTTACGGCATTGTGGAACTGGTCCCAACATACAGGTCCCTGGCAATTTATTTTGATCCTCTTGCCGTAGGCGATATAGGCCTCTTCTTTGAAAAGCTCAAAAGCATGGCCCAAAGGACCAAAGGAGAAATTTCCAAAGGAGGACTTGTCATAGCAATTCCCGTCTGTTACGGTGGGGAATTTGGGCCTGATATGGAAAATGTTGCAAGCCATACGGGGATTTCGGAAGAAGAAATTATACGCAGGCATACAGCTCCGGATTACTATTGTTATATGTTGGGTTTTACGCCCGGCTTTTCCTATTTGGGAGGGATGGACGAGAGTCTCGCTACTCCAAGGTTGAAGGAGCCTCGAAAGGTGATTCCCGCGGGAAGCGTGGGAATAGCGGGAAAGCAAACCGGCATATATCCCATAGACAGCCCGGGAGGATGGCAACTGATTGGAAGGACTCCCTTGAGGCTTTTTGATCCTCAAGGCGAACAACCTTTTTTGATCGATGCCGGTATGTGGGTTAGATTTAAAAGCATCGACAGGGAGGAATACGACGAAATTGCATCCGAAGTAGCCTCGAGAACTTACAAGCCTGAAATATTGCAAAAAAGCGGTGATGTTGCATGA
- a CDS encoding NRAMP family divalent metal transporter, protein MSQQETQNGIDNVRQRSRKETLSILLGAAFLMATSSIGPGFLTQTAVFTNQLKASFAFAILISIIINLIVQLNVWRILAVSKMRAQDVANKVFPGLGYFIAFLVALGGLVFNIGNVAGASMGLNVIAGIPIAWGAVISACIGIMLFLYREMGRAMDQFTKILGFVMIALVLYTVFVTKPPVGVATREAFMPSQIDWMVIITLIGGTVGGYITFSGAHRLLDAGICGVEHIKDVTRGATNGIVITGIMRILLFLAILGVVWAGHTLDPQNPPASAFRLGAGEIGYRIFGVVLWAAGITSVVGASFTSISFLQTLFKGIQKNNRWWIIGFIVTSTVVLITIGQPVTLLIFAGSVNGLILPLALLSVMLAAHRKDIIGEYRHPKWLTVTGYLMVAITLWMGITSLGRIFTMFG, encoded by the coding sequence TTGTCACAGCAAGAAACTCAGAATGGCATTGACAATGTAAGACAAAGGAGCAGAAAAGAAACGTTAAGCATACTGTTAGGTGCCGCATTTTTGATGGCCACATCCTCGATAGGTCCGGGGTTTCTTACGCAAACGGCGGTCTTCACTAACCAACTCAAAGCCTCTTTTGCCTTTGCTATTTTGATTTCCATTATCATTAATTTGATAGTTCAGCTCAATGTATGGCGAATATTAGCCGTATCTAAGATGCGTGCCCAAGACGTGGCAAACAAAGTCTTTCCCGGTCTTGGATATTTTATTGCCTTTTTAGTTGCCTTGGGCGGTTTGGTGTTTAACATAGGAAACGTTGCCGGAGCATCTATGGGTTTAAATGTAATAGCAGGGATACCCATTGCATGGGGAGCAGTTATTAGTGCCTGTATAGGCATCATGTTATTTTTATACAGAGAAATGGGACGAGCTATGGATCAGTTCACTAAAATACTTGGTTTTGTCATGATAGCTTTGGTCTTATATACTGTCTTTGTTACTAAGCCGCCTGTTGGGGTTGCGACTAGAGAAGCTTTCATGCCCTCTCAAATCGATTGGATGGTCATCATTACGTTAATCGGAGGCACCGTCGGCGGGTATATTACCTTTTCAGGGGCCCATAGGCTTTTGGACGCTGGAATATGCGGTGTTGAGCATATCAAGGACGTGACGAGAGGAGCAACTAACGGCATCGTAATAACAGGTATCATGAGGATACTCCTGTTTTTGGCAATCCTTGGCGTTGTATGGGCAGGTCACACCTTAGATCCGCAAAACCCTCCGGCCTCTGCTTTTAGGTTGGGGGCAGGCGAGATTGGCTATAGAATTTTTGGAGTGGTGCTTTGGGCTGCCGGGATCACATCCGTCGTAGGTGCTTCTTTTACGTCCATATCTTTCTTGCAGACTTTATTTAAGGGAATTCAGAAGAATAATCGTTGGTGGATCATAGGATTCATCGTTACTTCTACTGTGGTCCTGATTACAATAGGTCAACCCGTGACGCTGTTGATCTTCGCCGGTTCGGTCAACGGATTGATCCTTCCTTTGGCTTTGTTGTCGGTCATGCTCGCAGCCCACAGAAAGGATATCATTGGAGAGTATCGACATCCTAAATGGTTGACCGTTACGGGGTATCTCATGGTGGCCATTACGTTGTGGATGGGCATTACTTCGCTGGGCAGAATATTTACTATGTTTGGATAG
- a CDS encoding macro domain-containing protein has protein sequence MLTEAKVKAVTIRLYKGDITAYDGDAIVNAANNHLWMGSGVAGAIKKKGGDAIEKEAISEGPVKVGEAVVTGAGKLKVDYVIHAVVMDQDLKTNERSIREATQSALMRCDELKIERVAFPALGTGVGSIDYETCAGAMLEEMMYYIEEEDTSLKEIAIYLYDDEAYQIFAEALVKIVS, from the coding sequence ATGCTTACGGAGGCAAAGGTTAAAGCTGTTACGATAAGGCTTTATAAAGGAGATATAACTGCATACGATGGGGATGCCATAGTCAATGCAGCGAACAATCACCTTTGGATGGGTTCTGGGGTTGCTGGAGCGATAAAGAAAAAAGGAGGTGACGCAATAGAGAAAGAAGCAATCTCCGAAGGGCCGGTAAAAGTGGGGGAAGCAGTGGTTACTGGGGCCGGAAAACTGAAAGTTGACTATGTAATTCATGCTGTGGTGATGGACCAAGATCTTAAAACAAATGAGCGGTCGATAAGAGAGGCTACTCAAAGCGCACTAATGCGTTGTGACGAATTGAAGATCGAGCGCGTTGCCTTTCCGGCTTTGGGTACGGGCGTGGGTTCCATCGACTACGAGACATGTGCGGGGGCAATGTTGGAAGAAATGATGTATTACATAGAAGAAGAGGATACATCGCTAAAAGAAATTGCCATATATCTATATGATGATGAGGCCTATCAGATATTTGCCGAAGCACTAGTAAAAATAGTTTCCTGA
- the proS gene encoding proline--tRNA ligase, which translates to MARNITPREKDYSQWYLDVIKAAEMADYAPVRGCMVIRPTGYAIWESIQSQLDERFKETGHVNAYFPLLIPSSFLEKEAKHVEGFSPECAVVTYAGGEELEEPLVIRPTSETVIGHMYSKWIQSWRDLPILINQWCNVLRWEKRPRLFLRTSEFLWQEGHTAHATREEALEETLRMLEVYRSFMEEVLALPVLTGEKSEGERFPGAENTYTCEAMMTDKRALQAGTSHFLGQNFAKAFDIRFQNKDGELEYAWTTSWGVSTRLIGAIIMTHADNDGLVLPPNVAPVKTVILPITPDQNLLQEKILPEAEKILERLKKILGANRVVLDTQFHMRPGDRFFYHLQKGVPLRLELGEAEMKSSHLRAVRRDTGEVVNISFDAVEREVPRLLENIQNTLYRRARSFREENTYHVTSFEEFNEVLNKKGGFIKAYFAGSPEDEKAIKEATTATIRCFLLNEPTEGTCFYTKKKGGKLAVFAKAY; encoded by the coding sequence ATGGCTCGGAATATTACACCACGAGAAAAAGATTATTCGCAGTGGTATCTGGATGTAATAAAAGCTGCAGAAATGGCCGACTACGCCCCAGTGAGGGGGTGCATGGTCATCCGCCCTACGGGGTATGCAATATGGGAATCCATACAAAGCCAACTGGACGAGCGCTTCAAGGAGACGGGGCACGTAAATGCCTATTTTCCTCTCTTGATTCCCAGTTCTTTCTTGGAGAAGGAAGCCAAACACGTTGAGGGATTTTCCCCGGAGTGCGCTGTCGTTACTTACGCCGGAGGCGAAGAGCTGGAAGAGCCTTTGGTTATCAGGCCGACGTCGGAGACGGTAATTGGGCACATGTACAGCAAATGGATACAGTCGTGGAGAGATCTTCCCATCCTGATAAATCAATGGTGTAACGTTCTTCGCTGGGAGAAAAGGCCGCGGCTGTTTTTGCGCACTTCTGAGTTTTTGTGGCAAGAGGGGCACACTGCCCATGCGACGAGAGAAGAAGCCCTCGAAGAGACTCTTCGAATGTTGGAAGTTTATCGTTCTTTCATGGAAGAGGTTCTGGCTCTTCCGGTGCTGACGGGCGAGAAGTCGGAAGGAGAAAGATTCCCAGGAGCGGAAAACACTTATACGTGCGAGGCTATGATGACAGATAAGCGTGCACTGCAGGCCGGAACAAGCCACTTTTTAGGCCAAAATTTTGCAAAGGCCTTCGACATAAGATTTCAGAATAAGGATGGGGAATTGGAATACGCCTGGACGACAAGTTGGGGTGTTTCCACGCGTTTGATAGGTGCAATTATCATGACTCATGCCGATAACGATGGCCTTGTATTGCCCCCAAATGTTGCACCCGTTAAAACTGTAATTTTACCGATAACTCCTGATCAAAATCTGTTACAAGAGAAAATATTGCCCGAAGCAGAAAAGATCTTGGAAAGGCTTAAGAAAATTTTAGGAGCAAATAGGGTTGTTTTGGATACACAATTTCATATGAGACCGGGCGATAGGTTCTTTTATCATCTTCAAAAGGGCGTTCCTCTGCGATTGGAGTTGGGAGAAGCAGAGATGAAGTCATCCCATTTACGTGCTGTAAGACGGGATACGGGTGAGGTGGTAAACATATCCTTCGATGCTGTAGAGAGAGAAGTTCCCAGGCTTTTAGAAAATATACAGAACACATTGTACCGGAGAGCAAGATCTTTCAGAGAGGAAAACACCTATCACGTGACTTCCTTTGAGGAATTTAATGAGGTCTTAAACAAAAAAGGAGGGTTTATCAAAGCATATTTTGCCGGCTCTCCCGAGGACGAGAAGGCCATAAAGGAAGCAACTACCGCTACCATACGATGTTTCCTGTTAAACGAGCCAACTGAGGGAACGTGTTTTTATACGAAAAAAAAGGGCGGCAAATTAGCCGTATTTGCCAAGGCCTATTAG
- a CDS encoding glutaredoxin family protein: protein MDIKVYTSPSCPACEKVKEVLSEKGIGFEVVDISRDRNAAMELVRRTHQLAVPVVQIGDKFVVGFNKDRLLSLLEDEGIINL from the coding sequence ATGGATATCAAGGTTTATACGAGCCCATCCTGTCCGGCTTGCGAAAAAGTTAAGGAGGTTTTATCTGAAAAGGGGATAGGTTTTGAGGTGGTGGATATTAGTCGCGATAGAAATGCGGCTATGGAGCTTGTCAGGCGAACTCATCAGCTGGCTGTGCCCGTGGTTCAAATAGGGGACAAATTCGTGGTTGGTTTCAACAAAGATCGTCTATTGAGCCTCCTAGAGGACGAAGGGATAATCAATTTGTAG